One stretch of Podospora bellae-mahoneyi strain CBS 112042 chromosome 2, whole genome shotgun sequence DNA includes these proteins:
- a CDS encoding hypothetical protein (EggNog:ENOG503P4NS; COG:S), producing the protein MWTYTCTDTLQFQNTHCFSLVADFNNGHKDQPCSSPDPSGLGDEAQSLVFESNRHEEQDNKSSTAPDTVQRTTVASTMTSSSSAAFTSSVAFSSSPAFSSSISFPLSTTFSSTTFSSSPAVSSSSAALLTFQPPMTTITSITHSGFNHGSFSTLTESNSQTDHTVNQPTIHTSTSSPDENSIKPSKSQPEEFTDISSGHIGTTVESKGTSRINPDSITSTRRSLEASDQSTTPSKSFTATTSTSQVTQESGVWDSLSRISETKQTTTPHFNPSQTTTPTTLYADSIPITLLQIKSVSYPDATQFRQLIGSQSSQKCHDKTISGAWQSTTFPSMDKPNSAGQSPVSDTKTRPPAVKLPEEPNMSDRSTRSLIVTTEASHSLDSLEDVANLAPAQKATVSQPTGSVNGTRIITALQSHKEAINLSTTTSFPTDVRTLAAIAIPTSVTDLHSLPSTSHNPTETVSSVIDRAQIPPLFHPVSLGDYFLAAYVPVIITLPLATLAQILSMEVKALAPFHALSRPMGAAATDSLCLPTGGFPGIYKSICLCFQRQGRQPLLFLVDLLVWTTAIIASLSSEAFGIKLHGKCKHDDFRGCYMGIAVFGTQSRIIQSLLGFSLCLILLIMYRLRNWQTGIDVPHGRSLAAISMLVTEPCTRRVLQQLRPDSHTGRLSNKDMARQLEGYIFKLAPISSHLTGYKQLVSSRPTQPLRKPKPQKTPTTRRSRIIEFVDHLPQGFLLQFLVILGTLSFIILIICYETITGADSPFEHFMNSQGFGVKLLFAGLGVVISLFWDDYFAQVALKEPDRQFNRWPRPAKASSVFLVSPPTTAFAALTPATLHRRQFFLMWVALVTVLSKITPLLLSNIPFSPWLTWETHRVCTWTAVGILTTMILTLGYGLILVKYSRWPSHPGRLGGIIYYLLTMPSNSIGRTPILRFLDDGMAPGNHLEDIELGNIQRR; encoded by the exons ATGTGGACTTATACCTGTACAGACACTTTGCAGTTCCAAAACACGCATTGTTTTAGCTTGGTTGCAGACTTCAACAATGGTCACAAAGATCAGCCATGCAGCAGTCCGGATCCCAGTGGTTTGGGAGATGAAGCGCAGAGCTTAGTATTTGAGTCAAATCGTCATGAAGAACAAGACAACAAGAGCAGTACTGCTCCTGATACAGTCCAAAGAACAACCGTTGCATCAACGAtgacctcttcatcctctgCAGCTTTTACATCATCGGTAGCCTTTTCATCGTCACCAGCTTTTTCATCGTCAATAAGCTTTCCATTGTCAACAACTttttcatcaacaaccttttcatcatcaccagctgtttcgtcatcatcagcagcatTGCTGACCTTTCAGCCGCCCATgacaaccatcaccagcattACTCATAGCGGTTTCAACCATGGCTCCTTCAGCACATTGACCGAAAGTAATAGTCAAACCGACCACACGGTTAACCAGCCCACAATACATacatcaacttcatcaccaGACGAGAATAGCATTAAGCCGTCAAAATCTCAACCAGAGGAGTTCACAGACATTAGTAGTGGCCATATTGGTACAACCGTGGAAAGCAAAGGTACAAGTAGGATCAACCCCGATAGTATAACATCGACCAGGCGCAGTCTCGAGGCAAGCGACCAGTCAACAACTCCCTCTAAGAGTTTCACGGCCACTACCTCTACTTCCCAGGTCACACAAGAATCAGGGGTTTGGGATAGCCTTTCAAGGATCAgcgaaacaaaacaaacaacaacaccacacttCAATCCGTCCCAAACTACGACGCCAACAACCCTATATGCTGACTCTATACCGATAACATTATTGCAAATAAAAAGCGTATCATATCCAGATGCGACACAATTTCGACAATTGATTGGGTCTCAATCAAGTCAAAAATGTCATGATAAAACAATCAGCGGTGCTTGGCAATCAACAACATTTCCTAGCATGGACAAACCCAATAGTGCAGGCCAATCACCAGTTTCAGACACAAAAACGAGGCCCCCAGCCGTCAAACTGCCCGAAGAGCCTAATATGAGCGATAGGTCAACCCGCTCTTTAATTGTCACAACAGAAGCTTCTCACAGTCTTGATTCTCTCGAGGACGTCGCCAACCTAGCTCCGGCACAAAAGGCGACAGTCAGCCAACCTACAGGCTCGGTGAATGGAACAAGGATAATCACTGCATTACAGTCGCACAAAGAAGCCATCAATCTGTCCACAACGACTTCTTTTCCTACGGATGTCAGGACTTTGGCCGCGATAGCCATCCCTACTTCCGTCACAGACCTACATTCTTTGCCATCGACCAGTCATAACCCAACAGAAACGGTCAGTTCGGTGATAGACAGAGCACAAATACCGCCTCTTTTTCACCCTGTTTCATTGGGGGACTATTTCCTAGCTGCATACGTGCCTGTAATCATCACGTTGCCCTTGGCAACTTTGGCACAAATATTGAGCATGGAGGTCAAAGCACTTGCTCCCTTCCACGCACTCAGTAGACCAATGGGGGCGGCAGCTACAGACTCCCTGTGTCTCCCCACAGGTGGCTTTCCGGGGATCTATAAAAGCATTTGCCTTTGCTTCCAGCGTCAAGGTCGACAGCCCTTATTATTTCTGGTCGATCTGCTTGTCTGGACCACGGCCATCATTGCCTCGCTCTCTAGCGAGGCCTTCGGCATCAAGCTCCATGGCAAATGCAAACACGACGATTTCAGAGGATGCTACATGGGAATTGCAGTATTCGGCACTCAAAGCCGAATCATTCAGAGTCTACTGGGCTTCTCCTTGTGTCTTATTCTGCTTATTATGTATCGGCTCCGAAACTGGCAAACCGGCATTGATGTGCCCCATGGTCGAAGTCTCGCAGCCATATCTATGCTCGTTACTGAACCATGCACACGCAGAGTCTTGCAGCAACTCAGGCCCGATTCCCACACCGGGAGACTCAGTAACAAGGACATGGCACGCCAGCTTGAAGGGTACATCTTTAAATTAGCACCCATCTCATCACACCTGACTGGTTACAAACAGCTTGTTTCCTCAAGGCCCACACAACCATTACgcaaacccaaaccacaAAAGACACCAACCACACGCCGCTCCAGAATCATAGAATTCGTTGACCACCTTCCACAAGGCTTTCTACTTCaattcctcgtcatcctcggtACACTCAGCTTCATAATTCTGATAATATGCTATGAAACAATTACGGGAGCCGATTCTCCGTTTGAGCACTTCATGAACTCTCAGGGCTTTGGTGTGAAGCTCCTTTTTGCAGGACTGGGTGTAGTGATATCTCTCTTTTGGGATGATTATTTCGCGC AGGTTGCACTCAAAGAGCCAGACCGCCAATTCAACCGCTGGCCGCGCCCTGCCAAAGCCTCTTCCGTTTTCCTAGTCTCCCCACCGACCACTGCTTTTGCTGCCCTCACTCCTGCTACCCTTCACAGACGCCAGTTCTTTCTCATGTGGGTTGCCTTGGTCACCGTTCTGTCAAAGATCACGCCATTGTTGCTATCCAACATCCCATTCAGCCCCTGGCTCACCTGGGAGACACATCGTGTCTGTACTTGGACCGCGGTTGGGATCTTGACAACAATGATCCTCACATTGGGGTACGGTCTTATACTTGTCAAGTACTCCCGATGGCCGTCGCATCCAGGAAGACTCGGTGGCATCATCTACTACCTGTTGACAATGCCGTCTAACAGCATCGGAAGAACACCGATTTTGCGGTTTCTTGATGATGGAATGGCACCAGGAAACCATCTGGAGGATATTGAACTTGGAAATATCCAACGTCGTTGA
- a CDS encoding hypothetical protein (EggNog:ENOG503NWC0; COG:E) encodes MTTSEVLPSADSTNGSDGAPPDMAAMQAKFASIQQKYTEEASKRFRSDGLAQYVDLQYAKDARIHSLGKDPWVDHAALNAKTPAVKDGGRYKFVILGGGYGGLITAVKLIEAGLVNGPDDLRIIEAGGGYGGTWYWNRYPGLHCDVESYIYMPLLEETGYVPKLKYATGLELREHAERIATKWDLHDKALFRSEVTDCRWSDEEEVWNVAVMENRGPEEGERKLNIQANYFFVLSGVLTIPHVPKVPGLENLGGSMFHTSRWDYGTTGGSQEDQNLTGLEGKRVGIIGTGATAIQVVPKLAKFAKEVYVFQRTPSSVSWRGQKETDLEEWKTKIANKKGWQRERRYNWVTYLNNCAPPEQVNMVGCGWTEAPAYCAIIGSPNFGIIEPTPEKIGEHVGGLLMLDLPRAEKARARIDEIVKDPETAKALKPWYPVWCKRPTFSDEYLQAFNLPHVHLVDTDGKGIDSATSTGLVVQKKEYPLDILVLSTGYRSPAYGGLNPAKRTGINVFGRGGKSFDDKWDAQGASTLHGVISRGFPNLFFGPTAQFGQSPNNTETLDIAAEHMTHFIKKAEEKVGGLAVIDPTVEAEEGWAMEAVKRAANLAALSVCTPGYTTSEGEFNKPNQDPAEMMKSARMGIWSEGILSFMKVLEEYRAGDLVGVDVTPRKSG; translated from the exons ATGACGACCTCAGAGGTCCTCCCCAGTGCTGACAGCACCAATGGCTCCGACGGAGCCCCCCCCGACATGGCAGCCATGCAAGCCAAGTTCGCCAGCATCCAACAAAAATACACTGAAGAAGCCTCCAAACGCTTCCGCTCAGACGGCCTCGCCCAGTACGTCGACCTCCAGTACGCCAAGGACGCCCGCATCCATTCGCTAGGCAAAGATCCCTGGGTCGACCACGCAGCTCTCAACGCCAAAACCCCCGCTGTCAAGGATGGCGGGAGGTACAAATTCGTCATCCTGGGAGGCGGCTACGGCGGTCTCATCACCGCTGTCAAGCTTATCGAAGCTGGTCTCGTCAACGGTCCTGATGACCTCCGTATCAttgaggctggtggtggatatggtGGTACTTGGTATTGGAACCGCTATCCTGGTCTGCACTGTGATGTGGAGAGTTATATCTACATGCCGCTGTTGGAAGAGACGGGGTATGTTCCTAAGCTAAAATACGCTACGGGACTTGAGCTGCGTGAGCATGCTGAGAGGATTGCCACAAAGTGGGATCTCCATGACAAGGCGCTTTTCAGGTCGGAGGTGACGGATTGCAGGtggagtgatgaggaggaggtgtggAATGTGGCTGTGATGGAAAACAGGGGGccagaggagggagaaaggAAGCTGAATATCCAGGCGAATTATTTCTTTGTTTTGTCGGGTGTTTTGACGATTCCTCATGTCCCCAAGGTACCGGGACTGGAGAACCTTGGGGGGTCGATGTTCCATACATCTCGCTGGGATTATGGGACTACGGGTGGCTCGCAGGAGGACCAGAATTTGACCGGCTTGGAAGGGAAAAGGGTGGGGATTATCGGGACTGGTGCGACGGCTATTCAGGTTGTGCCGAAGCTGGCAAAGTTTGCGAAGGAGGTGTATGTTTTCCAGCGGACGCCTTCGTCGGTGAGTTGGCGTGGCCAGAAGGAAACGGATCTTGAGGAATG GAAAACAAAGATCGCCAACAAAAAAGGATGGCAGCGCGAGCGCCGCTATAACTGGGTCACTTACCTTAACAACTGCGCTCCCCCAGAGCAAGTCAACATGGTGGGCTGTGGATGGACCGAGGCGCCTGCCTATTGTGCTATCATTGGCTCTCCCAACTTTGGGATCATTGAGCCTACTCCAGAGAAGATTGGCGAGCATGTTGGGGGCCTCTTGATGTTGGACCTGCCACGTGCTGAAAAGGCTCGTGCTCGCATTGATGAGATCGTCAAGGACCCGGAAACAGCAAAGGCGCTCAAGCCTTGGTACCCTGTTTGGTGCAAGCGTCCAACTTTCAGTGATGAGTACCTGCAGGCATTCAACCTCCCTCACGTTCACTTGGTTGACACAGACGGAAAGGGTATCGACTCTGCTACTAGCACAGGGCTGGTCGTGCAAAAGAAGGAGTATCCGCTCGACATCCTCGTTCTCAGCACTGGGTATCGGTCTCCTGCGTATGGTGGTCTCAACCCTGCGAAACGGACGGGAATCAATGTTTTTGGTCGTGGTGGAAAGTCGTTCGACGACAAGTGGGATGCTCAGGGAGCTTCGACTCTCCATGGTGTTATCAGCCGCGGGTTTCCTAACCTTTTCTTTGGGCCGACTGCTCAGTTTGGGCAGTCTCCTAACAACACTGAAACGTTGGATATTGCGGCTGAACACATGACTCacttcatcaagaaggccgaggaaaAGGTTGGGGGGCTCGCCGTGATTGACCCGACAGTAGAGGCTGAAGAGGGCTGGGCGATGGAAGCCGTCAAGCGAGCTGCCAATCTTGCTGCACTTAGCGTGTGCACGCCAGGTTATACCACTTCGGAGGGCGAGTTCAACAAGCCAAATCAGGATCCTGccgagatgatgaagagtGCTAGGATGGGTATTTGGTCGGAGGGCATCTTGTCCTTTATGAAGGTTCTTGAAGAGTATAGGGCTGGTGATTTAGTGGGAGTTGATGTTACTCCGAGGAAGTCTGGGTAA
- a CDS encoding hypothetical protein (COG:P; EggNog:ENOG503NUZM), translating to MGKPEDKSRIRWQDNDVEAGRSASRPVQGPGLERTRSHGSMSIRSVHSNTGGGVDPSAALPIQYRTVSIDIDDYNRKAEVANKLSKATATGLADLEWHTLPIADVVNRWTTSLDQGLSQDQIKRRLTEYGKNTPSPPETHHFQQIMGYFFKGFGSVLLVGSILVFVAWKPLGQPPAQANLALAIVLLAVFFIQAAFNMWQDWSSSRVMASIKNMIPEECLLIREGVQVSAMAADIVPGDVLLVKAGNKLPADVRFVQVSSDAKFDRSILTGESVPLAATVDATDKNYLETKNIGLQGTHCSFGTCTGVVVATGNKTVFGRIAKLTNEPKKGMTPLEREVLNFVYVICSIMVVMIIAVVVIWAAWLRTTYPDWISVPNLIVACVSVAVAFIPEGLPVALTASLTISANMMRKNKVLCKSLKTVETLGSVSVICSDKTGTLTENKMVVTDCALGGKEMTVDGILDVAIAERLTDGDMASNSIDQLRSVAGLCNAGEFDAATRSLPISERKIHGDATDQAILRFAEGLGPVSELKRCWATKFNLAFNSKNKFMIRVLGYTHPDGLSLALPTGTASVFEPGDMLLTIKGAPEILMDRCTNFTGSSGVAMTLTPEVREKFNRIKNDWSAQGRRVLLLAHKALSRRSFKSSPSSSAAFEAETLEEAKSGLTLVGLVAIVDPPRPEIPEVVKILRTAGIRMFMVTGDFALTAQAIARECGIITNPDSVVANVTALSREPTETKNHRDHTPSEEGDEGLSKSIVLTGPDLITLNSTQWDALVSSYNEVVFARTTPEQKLRIVRELQDRGHVVGMTGDGVNDAPALRAADIGIAIGGGSDIAIEAADMVLLESFSSVVEAVRFGRVLFDNLKKTIAYLLPAGSFAEFWPIMTNVAFGLPQILSSFLMIIICCFTDCLAATALAYEAPEADVLKRPPRRVGVDRLVDWRLIVQSYGFVGVIETVVAFAMAYWFLEREGVKFGDLWFGFGRVPGGMSGEEVVARLNVASSVYFVTLVVVQWFNLLAVRTRRLSIFQHPPLFNKETRNYYLFPAVLFSLVMAFFWLYIPSLQSVLGTAEVPVEYWFLPMCFGLGILLLDEGRKCMVRRYPGGFWGRVAW from the exons ATGGGTAAACCGGAAGACAAATCTCGCATTCGATGGCAGGATAACGACGTTGAGGCCGGTCGGTCTGCGAGCCGACCGGTTCAAGGTCCTGGGCTTGAGCGTACTCGCTCTCATGGCTCCATGTCAATTCGGAGTGTTCATTCGAAtaccggtggtggtgttgatccCTCTGCGGCGCTGCCTATTCAGTACCGGACTGT CTCCATCGACATTGATGATTACAACCGCAAGGCTGAAGTGGCCAACAAGCTCTCAAAGGCTACTGCGACAG GCCTTGCCGACCTCGAATGGCACACCCTTCCCATTGCTGACGTTGTCAATCGCTGGaccacctccctcgaccAAGGCCTCTCTCAAGACCAAATCAAGCGCCGCCTCACTGAATATGGCAAAAATacgccctctcccccggAGACCCACCACTTCCAACAAATCATGGGCTACTTCTTTAAGGGCTTCGGTTctgtcctcctcgtcggttccatcctcgtcttcgttgCTTGGAAGCCCCTGGGACAACCCCCGGCCCAGGCCAACTTGGCCTTGGCTATCGTCTTGCTTGCTGTGTTCTTCATTCAGGCCGCCTTCAACATGTGGCAGGACTGGTCGTCGTCTCGGGTCATGGCTTCCATCAAGAATATGATTCCTGAGGAGTGTCTTTTGATTCGGGAAGGCGTTCAGGTTTCGGCCATGGCTGCTGATATTGTCCCTGGAGATGTGTTGCTGGTCAAGGCGGGGAATAAGTTGCCGGCGGATGTGAGGTTTGTGCAGGTGTCGAGTGATGCTAAGTTTGATCGGTCGATCCTTACTG GTGAATCGGTCCCTCTTGCTGCCACTGTTGATGCTACGGATAAGAACTACCTTGAGACCAAGAACATTGGTCTGCAGGGCACCCATTGCTCGTTTGGTACTTGCACTGGAGTTGTTGTCGCCACTGGCAACAAGACGGTGTTTGGACGGATTGCCAAGTTGACCAATGAGCCTAAGAAGGGGATGACGCCTCTTGAGAGGGAGGTTCTCAACTTTGTCTATGTCATATGTTCCATCATGGTGGTTATGATCATTGCGGTTGTTGTTATTTG GGCCGCCTGGCTGAGGACTACGTATCCAGACTGGATCAGCGTCCCTAATCTGATCGTTGCTTGTGTGTCGGTTGCTGTGGCTTTCATTCCTGAAGGTTTGCCAGTAGCGTTGACGGCCAGTCTGACGATCAGTGCGAATATGATGCGGAAGAACAAGGTCTTGTGCAAGTCGTTGAAGACTGTTGAGACGCTTGGGTCTGTGTCTGTCATTTGTTCGGACAAGACTGGGACACTGACAGAA AACAAAATGGTGGTCACAGACTGTGCCCTTGGTGGCAAGGAAATGACTGTGGATGGCATCCTCGATGTTGCCATCGCCGAGCGACTTACCGACGGTGACATGGCGAGCAACTCCATTGACCAGCTGCGCAGCGTTGCTGGGCTTTGCAACGCTGGAGAGTTTGACGCTGCCACGAGGAGCCTGCCCATTAGTGAAAGAAAGATTCACGGTGACGCTACTGACCAAGCCATTCTGCGGTTTGCAGAAGGCTTGGGTCCTGTGTCTGAGCTCAAGCGCTGTTGGGCTACGAAGTTCAACCTCGCCTtcaacagcaagaacaaGTTCATGATTCGCGTTCTGGGATACACCCATCCTGATGGGCTGAGCTTGGCTTTACCCACTGGAACGGCGTCTGTCTTTGAGCCTGGCGATAT GCTCTTGACTATCAAGGGAGCTCCAGAGATATTGATGGACCGTTGTACCAACTTTACTGGTAGTTCGGGCGTTGCCATGACCTTGACTCCTGAAGTTAGAGAGAAGTTCAACCGCATCAAGAATGATTGGTCTGCACAAGGGCGTCGGGTATTGCTTTTGGCCCACAAAGCACTCTCCAGGCGCTCCTTTAAGtcgtctccctcttcctcggctgCCTTTGAGGCAGAGACTCTGGAGGAAGCCAAATCTGGACTCACGCTCGTGGGCCTGGTCGCTATTGTTGACCCTCCCCGGCCTGAGATCCCAGAGGTGGTCAAGATTCTTCGGACGGCTGGCATTCGCATGTTTATGGTCACTGGAGACTTTGCCTTGACGGCCCAAGCTATCGCTAGAGAGTgcggcatcatcaccaacccagaCAGCGTTGTCGCCAACGTCACCGCTCTGTCCCGGGAGCCCACCGAAACCAAAAATCACAGGGATCACACTCCGTCTGAAGAAGGCGACGAGGGGCTCTCAAAGTCCATCGTGCTGACCGGCCCGgatctcatcaccctcaacaGCACCCAATGGGACGCTCTCGTCTCCTCCTACAACGAAGTCGTCTTTGCCCGAACAACCCCCGAGCAAAAACTGCGAATCGTCCGTGAGCTCCAGGACCGCGGTCACGTCGTGGGCATGACAGGCGACGGCGTTAACGACGCCCCCGCCCTCCGCGCAGCAGACATTGGCATTGCCATCGGCGGCGGGAGCGACATTGCCATTGAGGCCGCTGACATGGTCCTTCTCGAGTCCTTCTCCAGCGTGGTCGAAGCGGTCCGCTTTGGTCGGGTGCTgtttgacaacctcaagaaAACCATCGcgtacctcctccccgctgGAAGTTTTGCTGAGTTCTGGCCCATCATGACAAACGTCGCTTTTGGGCTGCCGCAGATTTTGAGCTCGTTTTTGATGATCATTATTTGCTGTTTTACGGATTGTCTGGCTGCTACCGCGCTGGCGTATGAAGCTCCCGAGGCGGATGTTTTGAAGAGGCCTCCGAGACGGGTCGGGGTGGATAGATTGGTTGATTGGAGGTTGATTGTGCAGAGTTATGGGTTTGTGGGTGTGATTgagacggtggtggcctTTGCGATGGCGTATTggtttttggagagggagggggtcaAATTTGGGGATTtgtggtttgggtttgggagggtgCCGGGGGGTATgtcgggagaggaggttgtagCGAGGTTGAATGTGGCTAGTTCGGTGTACTTTGTGACGTTGGTTGTGGT GCAATGGTTCAATTTGTTGGCGGTTAGGACGAGAAGGTTGAGTATTTTTCAGCATCCGCCGTTGTTTAACAAGGAGACGAGGAACTACTACTTGTTTCCGGCGGTGTTGTTTtcgttggtgatggcgtttTTTTGGTTGTATATTCCGAGTTTGCAGAGTGTTTTGGGGACGGCGGAGGTGCCGGTGGAGTACTGGTTCTTGCCAATGTGTTTTGGGTTGGGCAttttgttgttggatgaggggaggaagtgcatggtgaggaggtatcctggggggttttgggggagggtagCTTGGTGA
- a CDS encoding hypothetical protein (COG:Q; EggNog:ENOG503P3ZY) → MSTYTHPSDPSTLSHVQSTWDFIRPNSSIYNHLLSDIRLVAATKGRIIAHLDVTPIHTNSKNILHGAVSGTLCDWAGGMAIAAETGLQKTGVSTDMHVSYCSTAKVGDTLEIEAWVGRAGKNLGFTGFEIRRGVTNGEGKKGVVVAMGSHTKFLLFGQGKSEIKEEKREGTVEGNGSE, encoded by the coding sequence ATGTCGACCTACACCCACCCCtccgacccctccaccctctcccacgtcCAATCAACCTGGGACTTTATCCGCCCCAACTCGTCCATctacaaccacctcctctccgacATCCGCCTCGTCGCCGCCACAAAGGGGCGCATCATCGCCCACCTAGACGTCACACCCATCCACACTAACTCCAAAAACATCCTCCACGGGGCAGTAAGCGGGACGCTGTGTGACTGGGCCGGGGGTATGGCGATTGCTGCCGAGACGGGGCTGCAAAAGACGGGCGTGAGCACGGATATGCATGTTAGTTATTGCTCGACGGCCAAGGTGGGGGATACGTTGGAGATTGAGGCTTGGGTGGGCAGGGCGGGGAAGAACTTGGGGTTTACGGGGTTTGAGATTAGGAGGGGGGTGACAAAtggagaggggaagaagggggttgtggtggctATGGGGAGTCATACCAAGTTTCTATTGTTTGGGCAGGGGAAGAGTGAGAtaaaagaggaaaagagggaggggacggtTGAAGGGAATGGGTCCGAGTAG
- a CDS encoding hypothetical protein (COG:S; EggNog:ENOG503P0GQ) — protein sequence MPTDPSSVPNFDDLPAVDGHPQGCAWGVFDKDGKKDHYGTLNFVTPEIVAAAAKEVTDGISISLNWPLNGIKFPLPGRKAPVHKPVSLREVGMEIDGFDDELEINTQFSSQWDSLCHCVLPSGETYNGFKPSIELLQTTTTEGNEMPTIDHWHSPAKGCLVARGVLIDFKRYIDEITDKTYDPLDGHRITVEEIEAVAKHQGVEIKPGDVLIVRTGYTEFLENPTPEGFAKMATMSLSGVHGTTETAKWFWNKRIAAVASDAHAFEALPPLKENREVGAVSDLVLHKWFLNYFGTPIGELWDLKALGEYAKKKGKYSFLLTSAPLNHPGLVASPPNAIALF from the exons ATGCCTACCGACCCAAGCTCCGTCCCAAACTTTGATGACCTCCCTGCAGTCGATGGACACCCTCAGGGCTGCGCCTGGGGAGTCTTCGACAAGGACGGAAAGAAAGACCACTACGGTACACTGAACTTTGTCACTCCTGAAATCgtagctgctgctgccaaagaAGTCACAGATGGCATTTCCATCTCTCTCAA CTGGCCCCTAAACGGCATCAAGTTCCCCTTGCCCGGCCGCAAAGCCCCTGTCCACAAACCCGTTTCCCTCCGCGAGGTAGGGATGGAAATCGATGGCTTTGACGACGAGCTCGAAATCAACACCCAATTCTCCTCCCAATGGGACTCCCTCTGCCACTGTGTCCTCCCCTCGGGCGAGACCTACAACGGGTTCAAGCCCTCTATTGAGCTCCttcaaacaaccaccactgaGGGCAACGAAATGCCCACTATTGATCACTGGCACTCCCCCGCCAAGGGCTGCCTCGTTGCCCGTGGCGTCTTGATTGACTTTAAGCGCTATATTGATGAGATCACTGACAAGACGTATGACCCCCTCGATGGTCATAGGATCACCGTTGAGGAGATCGAAGCGGTGGCGAAGCATCAAGGGGTGGAGATCAAGCCAGGGGATGTCCTGATTGTTCGGACGGGGTATACAGAGTTTTTGGAGAATCCAACTCCGGAAGGGTTTGCCAAGATGGCTACAATGTCGCTTTCCGGCGTGCATGGCACGACTGAGACGGCGAAGTGGTTCTGGAATAAGAGGATTGCGGCTGTTGCTTCGGATGCGCATGCTTTTGAGGCGCTGCCGCCGTTGAAGGAGAATAGGGAGGTTGGTGCTGTGTCGGATTTGG TGCTGCACAAGTGGTTTTTGAACTATTTTGGAACACCCATTGGTGAGCTTTGGGATTTGAAGGCGCTGGGAGAGTatgccaagaagaaggggaagtaCAGCTTTTTGCTGACAAGCGCACCGCTGAATCATCCTGGACTGGTGGCTTCACCACCCAACGCCATTGCCTTGTTCTGA